A stretch of Cytophagales bacterium DNA encodes these proteins:
- a CDS encoding ATP-binding protein — protein MNPDLSKNFQAIGAEMQWLSQLIESRINHYFKTSDDLPAIEEITPPPYAEGAFLHQFIAELALSRSERMVLALALAPHVSPQVLDTFFIKNKNFDRGFTEFGGIKGVNHGGFLPTGETALFLLAGDDIQGRVLSNEILAPAGKLRARGVIEYGKVPDGEPHASGLLLLDKEYVDYLTAGKPYEPEMNHEFPAKKITTSLEWDDLVLNEETWDSIAEIRTWLEHEELLMQDWGLGQKVKAGYRCLFYGPPGTGKTITATLLGKATGMPVYRVDLSLVVSKYIGETEKNLSKVFEVAESKKWILFFDEADALFGKRVQANSSNDRFANQEVAFLLQRIEDFNGLVVLASNLKGNIDEAFARRFQSMIYFPLPDKDERRSLWDFYFNSQVPKSAEIDFDHLAEEYEVTGGNIVNVLRYSCIKAVTSPEKQIMQGDIVAGLKREFRQLGKTI, from the coding sequence ATGAATCCTGATCTGAGCAAGAATTTTCAAGCAATTGGGGCCGAAATGCAATGGCTTTCTCAACTGATAGAGTCAAGGATCAATCATTATTTCAAGACTTCCGATGACCTGCCTGCGATTGAAGAAATCACTCCTCCTCCGTATGCTGAAGGTGCCTTTTTACACCAATTCATTGCTGAATTAGCGCTTTCCAGATCAGAAAGAATGGTACTAGCCCTGGCACTGGCGCCACACGTCAGTCCTCAGGTACTGGATACGTTTTTCATTAAGAATAAAAATTTTGATCGAGGGTTTACTGAATTCGGAGGGATCAAAGGAGTAAATCATGGAGGGTTCTTGCCTACCGGCGAGACGGCTTTGTTTCTCTTGGCCGGTGATGACATTCAGGGACGGGTGCTGTCCAATGAGATCCTTGCTCCTGCAGGTAAACTCCGCGCCAGGGGTGTAATCGAATATGGCAAAGTGCCGGATGGGGAACCGCATGCCAGTGGCTTGTTATTGCTGGACAAAGAGTACGTGGACTATCTGACAGCAGGTAAGCCTTATGAACCCGAGATGAATCACGAGTTTCCTGCGAAAAAGATTACGACTTCTTTGGAATGGGATGATCTGGTATTGAATGAAGAGACCTGGGATTCAATCGCGGAGATCAGAACCTGGCTTGAGCATGAAGAACTGCTCATGCAAGATTGGGGACTTGGACAGAAGGTAAAGGCGGGCTATAGGTGCCTGTTTTATGGACCTCCCGGAACAGGAAAAACAATAACAGCTACGTTGTTAGGTAAGGCCACAGGAATGCCAGTCTATCGTGTGGACCTGAGTTTGGTCGTGTCAAAATACATTGGAGAGACGGAGAAAAACCTGTCCAAAGTTTTTGAAGTGGCTGAGAGCAAAAAATGGATCCTGTTCTTCGATGAAGCAGATGCGCTATTCGGAAAACGAGTACAAGCCAATTCTTCCAATGATCGATTTGCGAATCAGGAAGTAGCTTTTTTGCTGCAGAGGATCGAAGATTTCAATGGCCTGGTCGTACTGGCCTCCAATCTTAAAGGAAATATTGATGAAGCCTTTGCCCGGAGGTTTCAATCCATGATCTATTTCCCGTTGCCGGATAAGGATGAAAGAAGGTCGCTGTGGGACTTTTATTTCAACAGTCAGGTGCCCAAATCAGCAGAGATCGATTTTGATCATCTTGCGGAGGAATATGAAGTGACCGGAGGAAATATTGTCAATGTGTTGCGCTATAGCTGTATCAAGGCAGTGACCAGTCCGGAGAAGCAGATCATGCAAGGCGATATTGTGGCGGGATTGAAAAGGGAGTTCAGGCAGTTAGGAAAAACAATTTGA
- a CDS encoding NADPH:quinone oxidoreductase family protein — MNAIYVEDYSAWPNLGYGELEDPQVQPGHVVVDVKYAGVNFPDMLIAKGLYQFKPDLPFSPGGEVSGVISEVGEGVQHLKVGDRVIGANSHGGFADKVLLHAGSVYSIPEAVDMKAASCLLETYATAIHALKDRANVKEGEKLLVLGAAGGTGIAAIQVGKAMGMEVVAACSTQEKIDLCLQNGADAGINYTEKSLKDELKVLGGVDVIFDPVGGEYAEAAFRGIKPGGRHLVIGFTAGKIPALPWNLALLKQAAIVGVFWGGFWRVDPKGNYKNVMQLLQWMGEGKITPQITEELPLSEAAKALQKIENREVKGKIVLKVN; from the coding sequence ATGAACGCGATCTACGTTGAAGACTATAGTGCCTGGCCCAATCTAGGCTATGGCGAATTAGAAGACCCTCAGGTACAACCAGGCCATGTGGTGGTGGATGTGAAGTATGCCGGGGTGAATTTTCCGGACATGCTCATTGCCAAAGGGTTGTATCAGTTCAAGCCTGACCTGCCTTTTTCTCCTGGGGGAGAAGTGTCAGGAGTGATCAGTGAAGTAGGAGAGGGTGTTCAGCATCTTAAAGTTGGTGATCGCGTTATTGGAGCCAATTCTCACGGCGGGTTTGCTGATAAAGTATTACTTCATGCCGGCAGTGTCTATTCGATTCCGGAGGCGGTAGATATGAAAGCCGCTTCATGTTTGCTGGAAACCTATGCCACAGCCATTCATGCCTTGAAAGACCGGGCAAATGTGAAAGAAGGTGAAAAATTATTGGTTTTAGGAGCAGCGGGCGGAACCGGGATTGCTGCCATCCAGGTAGGGAAAGCCATGGGAATGGAAGTCGTTGCGGCATGTTCTACGCAGGAGAAGATCGATCTGTGTTTGCAGAATGGTGCCGATGCCGGTATCAACTATACCGAAAAGTCATTGAAAGATGAATTGAAAGTATTGGGAGGCGTAGATGTGATCTTTGATCCGGTTGGCGGAGAATACGCTGAAGCAGCATTTCGTGGTATCAAACCGGGAGGAAGACATTTAGTGATTGGATTCACTGCAGGAAAAATTCCAGCATTGCCCTGGAATTTGGCGCTATTGAAACAAGCGGCCATCGTTGGGGTATTCTGGGGTGGTTTTTGGCGCGTCGATCCGAAAGGAAACTATAAGAACGTGATGCAACTCCTACAATGGATGGGAGAAGGCAAAATTACGCCACAAATCACCGAGGAACTTCCGTTATCCGAAGCAGCCAAAGCCCTTCAGAAGATCGAAAACCGGGAAGTAAAGGGTAAGATTGTGTTGAAGGTAAACTAG
- a CDS encoding DUF3276 family protein, whose translation MEDNKDKSRDEIYSERVRAGKRTYFFDVKSTRSNDYYLTITESKRRFKDDGFVYEKHKIFLYKEDFNKFMDALNETVNHVKNELLPDVDFSEFDREDEVREQVAVNEDTELKWD comes from the coding sequence GTGGAAGACAATAAGGATAAAAGTAGAGATGAAATCTACTCCGAAAGGGTACGCGCTGGCAAGAGAACATACTTTTTCGATGTAAAGTCAACAAGATCTAACGATTATTATCTGACGATCACAGAAAGCAAACGACGCTTCAAGGACGATGGATTTGTCTATGAGAAGCATAAAATCTTTCTGTACAAGGAAGACTTTAACAAATTCATGGATGCACTAAATGAAACGGTCAACCACGTTAAAAACGAGTTGTTACCAGATGTGGATTTCAGTGAATTTGATCGTGAAGATGAAGTACGCGAACAAGTGGCTGTCAATGAAGACACAGAATTGAAGTGGGATTAA
- a CDS encoding DUF4157 domain-containing protein — translation MDSKSSVFQESRTRKPASQEVGNNPNSELQMKIDRSARQQAQAEAIQKVDNKTGMPDDLKSGIENLSGMDMSDVKVHYNSAKPASVGAHAYAQGSSIHLGPGQEKHLAHEAWHTVQQKQGRVQPTTSVNGVAVNDSASLEKEADVMGAKAMQHKA, via the coding sequence ATGGATTCAAAATCATCCGTTTTTCAGGAGTCAAGAACACGTAAACCTGCTTCACAAGAAGTGGGCAACAATCCTAATTCGGAGCTCCAAATGAAAATAGACCGCAGTGCTCGTCAGCAAGCACAAGCGGAGGCCATCCAAAAAGTCGATAATAAAACGGGCATGCCAGACGACCTTAAGTCAGGTATTGAGAATCTTTCGGGCATGGACATGTCGGATGTGAAAGTTCATTACAATTCTGCTAAACCTGCTTCCGTGGGGGCGCATGCTTATGCGCAAGGTTCCAGCATTCATTTGGGTCCCGGACAAGAAAAACACCTGGCTCATGAAGCCTGGCACACGGTGCAGCAAAAGCAAGGTCGTGTTCAGCCAACCACTTCCGTAAATGGTGTAGCTGTCAATGATAGTGCTTCGTTAGAGAAAGAAGCGGATGTGATGGGTGCGAAAGCGATGCAGCATAAGGCCTGA
- a CDS encoding DUF58 domain-containing protein: MNITEIRKFESLELLARQLVEGFITGLHKSPYHGFSVEFAEHKLYNYGESTRHIDWKLFSRTDRLYTKQYEEETNLRAHLVIDTSSSMYYPAPENDKIRFSIYAAAALAYLLVKQRDAVGVTAFSEGIDVQTEQKSTRIHLNNLLNILTPWLDTPPTKSETSDIASVLHRVADKIHKRSLVIIFTDMFQAGNDLEELFTALQHLKHRKHEVVLFHVNDHKTEKEFEFKDRPYQFVDLETNESVKINPALIKSSYKEAMTEFFENVKLRCGQLKVDLVETNTDDTFDKVLSAYLIKRQKMV, translated from the coding sequence GTGAACATAACGGAGATCAGGAAGTTCGAAAGTTTGGAACTCCTTGCTAGACAGCTAGTAGAGGGATTTATTACTGGCTTGCACAAGTCTCCATATCACGGATTTTCAGTTGAATTTGCAGAGCATAAACTCTACAATTATGGTGAAAGCACGCGCCATATTGACTGGAAACTTTTTTCTCGTACAGACCGACTTTATACTAAACAATACGAGGAAGAAACCAATCTCAGAGCTCATTTGGTCATCGACACGAGTTCTTCCATGTACTATCCGGCCCCGGAAAATGATAAAATCAGGTTCTCCATTTATGCTGCTGCAGCCTTGGCCTACCTCCTGGTGAAGCAAAGAGATGCGGTTGGAGTAACAGCGTTTTCGGAAGGAATTGATGTGCAGACGGAACAAAAATCAACGAGGATACACCTGAATAACCTGCTAAACATTCTTACGCCCTGGTTGGATACGCCGCCAACTAAAAGTGAAACTTCAGATATTGCATCCGTACTGCACCGTGTGGCAGACAAAATTCATAAGCGATCGCTGGTGATCATCTTCACTGATATGTTCCAGGCAGGTAATGATTTGGAGGAATTGTTCACTGCCTTGCAACATTTGAAGCACCGCAAACATGAGGTCGTTTTATTCCACGTCAACGACCATAAGACTGAAAAAGAATTCGAATTCAAGGACCGCCCTTATCAGTTTGTGGACCTGGAAACGAACGAATCGGTGAAAATTAATCCTGCGTTGATCAAATCAAGCTATAAGGAAGCCATGACTGAATTCTTTGAGAATGTGAAACTTCGGTGCGGACAGCTAAAAGTAGACCTGGTTGAAACGAATACCGATGACACCTTCGATAAGGTATTAAGTGCTTATCTGATCAAGCGACAGAAGATGGTGTAA
- a CDS encoding TerD family protein, whose amino-acid sequence MITLDKHTGINLKKGSSIRLEKEGRKLERICVGLNWGAIPRKGLMRTLMGNSVAVDLDGAVSTYAAGQLYETVYFNHLMSEDRAIGHSGDDLTGDLDGDDGLDNEVITINLKRVSRDIDTIFIYLNSYEGQDFGDIPYSKLRIYEGSPDRVDDTLATFNLSVEQKFKGYVSMIMGKLVRSEDSWAFHTIGEPVNPQKIPAIAQHIKQVYL is encoded by the coding sequence ATGATAACATTAGATAAACATACTGGAATAAACCTCAAGAAAGGTTCTTCCATACGCCTCGAAAAAGAGGGCAGAAAACTGGAGCGTATTTGTGTAGGCCTAAACTGGGGAGCGATTCCTAGAAAAGGCCTGATGCGTACACTGATGGGTAATTCGGTTGCCGTTGACCTGGATGGTGCGGTGAGTACTTATGCTGCAGGTCAACTATATGAAACGGTCTATTTCAATCACCTCATGTCTGAGGACCGGGCGATTGGCCACTCCGGAGATGACCTGACGGGAGACCTTGATGGTGACGATGGATTGGACAATGAAGTGATCACAATCAATTTGAAGCGAGTCTCCCGGGATATTGATACCATTTTCATTTACCTCAACTCTTACGAAGGGCAGGATTTTGGCGACATTCCTTATTCCAAGCTCCGAATCTACGAAGGCAGTCCGGATCGGGTAGATGATACCCTGGCGACCTTCAATTTGTCAGTAGAGCAGAAGTTCAAAGGATACGTCTCCATGATCATGGGCAAACTGGTCCGATCTGAAGATTCCTGGGCCTTCCACACCATCGGTGAGCCGGTGAATCCCCAAAAGATCCCCGCTATCGCTCAACACATTAAACAGGTGTATTTGTAG
- a CDS encoding PHB depolymerase family esterase yields the protein MQKLHFILLIFILTACDQSSGPGKQILVTEGRSQKIVDAYWLYLPKAYEQKRKWPMIMYLQGGEASASPNPNTVRDAGPFYYITQPKSVLPDSFVIVNPHMRTGSRADRQWYKNAAELAQIVDEVVANHNVDPDRVYLAGLSRGGIGTWGTAKRFPEKFAAIIPVAGALTCKSRCEEIKNMPMWIMHNTGDPVIEYDYAESTVIHFESEFGKTFVQRSDVNIPTSKIEHPNIFSSIDSNDHGVTEAFSTAVVYDWLLDKRKD from the coding sequence ATGCAGAAACTCCATTTCATCCTTTTGATTTTCATACTTACTGCTTGTGATCAGTCATCAGGCCCTGGAAAGCAAATTCTTGTAACCGAGGGCCGTTCTCAAAAAATAGTGGATGCTTATTGGCTGTATTTGCCCAAAGCGTACGAACAGAAACGTAAATGGCCGATGATCATGTACCTGCAAGGCGGTGAAGCCTCGGCTTCTCCAAATCCCAATACGGTACGAGATGCAGGCCCGTTTTACTACATTACGCAACCTAAGAGTGTATTACCGGACTCATTTGTGATCGTTAACCCACACATGAGGACGGGGAGTCGAGCAGATCGCCAATGGTACAAGAACGCAGCCGAATTGGCCCAGATCGTTGATGAAGTAGTAGCCAATCACAACGTCGATCCGGATCGGGTATACCTGGCAGGGCTGAGTAGGGGAGGCATAGGCACCTGGGGAACAGCCAAAAGGTTTCCAGAAAAGTTTGCGGCGATCATTCCGGTTGCAGGGGCATTGACCTGCAAGTCGCGCTGTGAGGAAATCAAGAACATGCCGATGTGGATCATGCACAATACCGGTGATCCTGTAATTGAATACGACTATGCTGAATCAACGGTGATCCACTTCGAATCGGAATTTGGAAAAACTTTTGTACAGCGATCAGACGTCAACATCCCAACTAGTAAAATCGAGCATCCGAATATCTTTTCAAGCATTGATAGCAACGACCATGGTGTAACCGAAGCATTTTCAACGGCTGTTGTCTATGATTGGTTATTGGATAAACGAAAGGACTAA
- a CDS encoding glycosyltransferase family 1 protein, with protein sequence MTNKTRIVFFVDILERHFDGVSNTMHQLAHRIPRDEVEAIFITTYPPSQDDFPFPVYQCPYISWILYKDYRIGQPGRMKELEQLLADFKPQLLHFTSPTLMGKFAIKYAERHNLPVTTTYHTHFHSYMEYYFGFFRPLEKLMGNVALRLSRWYYTRVNTTFVPSEPMRQFLLDLGVEGSKIEYFRRGINAQHFDPSYRSAELRASYGLKDKKIVLFVSRLVKEKELDTLIRTNRLFQERRSDVTFMITGDGPFKRYMEKRMPDAIFTGKQTKEELARLYATADVFIFPSTTETFGNVVLEAMASGIPVVAAAAGGPKGIVTRSEAGYVVEPKNEEGFYQKISEIIDDPELHEKFAKNAVQYAQNQNWDVLCAGMVSKLKEVAGSKVMSEE encoded by the coding sequence ATGACAAATAAAACACGGATCGTATTTTTTGTAGACATCCTCGAAAGGCATTTTGATGGAGTCAGTAATACCATGCACCAACTGGCGCATCGAATTCCGCGAGACGAGGTAGAGGCGATTTTCATTACCACTTATCCACCGTCGCAGGATGATTTTCCATTCCCTGTTTATCAGTGCCCCTACATCAGTTGGATCCTTTACAAAGACTACCGTATCGGCCAACCAGGCCGCATGAAAGAGCTCGAGCAACTGCTGGCCGATTTCAAGCCGCAGTTATTGCACTTTACTTCACCAACACTGATGGGAAAATTCGCCATCAAATACGCTGAAAGGCATAATCTCCCGGTTACGACCACCTATCATACCCATTTTCACTCCTATATGGAGTACTACTTCGGCTTTTTCAGGCCTCTTGAGAAATTGATGGGAAATGTTGCCCTACGACTAAGCAGATGGTATTACACCCGAGTGAATACGACATTTGTTCCGAGCGAACCCATGCGTCAATTCCTGCTGGACCTGGGTGTGGAGGGTTCGAAAATTGAATATTTCCGGCGGGGGATCAATGCCCAGCATTTTGACCCATCCTATCGCAGTGCGGAACTCCGAGCATCCTACGGACTTAAGGACAAAAAGATCGTGCTCTTTGTCAGTAGACTCGTCAAAGAAAAGGAGCTGGATACCCTGATCCGTACCAATCGCTTGTTTCAGGAACGAAGATCGGATGTTACCTTCATGATCACCGGAGATGGCCCATTCAAAAGGTACATGGAGAAACGCATGCCCGATGCCATTTTTACGGGTAAACAAACCAAAGAGGAACTGGCAAGACTCTATGCCACGGCGGATGTCTTTATTTTCCCATCTACTACTGAAACGTTCGGGAATGTGGTTCTGGAAGCGATGGCCAGTGGCATACCTGTAGTCGCTGCTGCTGCCGGGGGACCGAAAGGAATTGTCACAAGAAGTGAAGCTGGGTACGTCGTGGAACCCAAAAACGAAGAGGGTTTCTACCAAAAGATCAGCGAAATAATTGATGATCCGGAACTCCATGAAAAGTTTGCTAAAAACGCCGTGCAATACGCACAGAACCAAAACTGGGATGTGCTTTGTGCCGGAATGGTGAGTAAATTGAAGGAAGTAGCAGGCAGTAAAGTAATGTCCGAAGAATAG
- a CDS encoding prolyl oligopeptidase family serine peptidase — MKYFLSLLFISITLLGSTQDLWTPEEIIYTKSVSNAVFSPDGKLVVWTQRKGVKKADKFVSDLYLARLDMKKDGKIRTFQLTNTDDSDNSPLFSQDSEQLYFLSSREKGKVLWRLNLLGGEPEKVHTFEKGISSISWLKPGIIAYTSGEGKSLYDIENEKDNTQIVEDTAHWNARRLYSFDVKKKQITRLTDNKFRVRQYASSKDGKYLIYQLILSPNYGADANPKPQYFLKNLNSDETMQVLQGMQEPGQFQFPNSGEGFYFTATKSSNPQWNGAGINELYYFDLSTNEYQKVALDWENGMGRFWLSGNDVVAQLPNGPLYEVAYYRKSNTGWTKHALDFGNMANHVVIMSVSEKGDKIIYNHSTASQLPEYYVANLTSSRRSISINNQETLTSLNDGLKKKPVAKSEIIYWTGAKDEEVNGILYFPKNYEPGKKYPLILSIHGGPTGADHDSWSERWSTYPQIYTDKGAFVLKPNYHGSGSHNLAFIESIKNGNYYHLEQIDLYNGIQHLNEKGWIDMDKLGLMGWSNGAILATWMTLKYPDMFKVAAPGAGDINWTSDYGTCQFGVTFDQSYFGGAPWDDTNGKHYNEWYINNSPIFEIEKIKTPTIIFHGSEDRAVPRDQSWEYYRGLQQVGVAPVKFLWFPGQPHGLQKITHQLRKMKEEIKWIDQHLFGKAEERNEALKPDSPLATQMTLDKSPTKDGQYGMEKDGVLIPEVIEVGKDSIAIGRFEVTIAQYHSYTGDTYSALHANHPITGLSSSDIQGYLSWLSEKTGTTYRLPNEKEAKKLHALGRKSAKSQNNLNYWAGYDLTATDADKLNLTLTTVKNLIKPVGSHPAIKLKNKDLLFDLGGNVAEYYSANGALRTYDYSGYDFVDPFNKETGAEAKNTGIRVIRE, encoded by the coding sequence ATGAAGTACTTCCTTTCTTTACTTTTCATCAGCATCACTTTGTTGGGGTCAACCCAGGATCTCTGGACTCCTGAAGAAATCATATACACCAAATCTGTTTCGAATGCGGTTTTCTCACCTGATGGAAAACTGGTTGTCTGGACGCAACGAAAAGGCGTTAAGAAAGCTGACAAGTTTGTCAGTGACCTTTACCTGGCACGACTAGACATGAAGAAGGATGGGAAGATCAGAACCTTCCAACTGACCAACACTGATGACAGTGATAACAGCCCACTCTTTTCGCAAGACAGTGAGCAGCTGTACTTTCTTTCCTCGCGAGAAAAAGGCAAAGTCTTGTGGCGTCTGAATTTGTTGGGTGGAGAGCCAGAGAAAGTGCACACTTTTGAAAAAGGAATCAGTAGCATTTCCTGGCTCAAACCTGGGATTATTGCCTACACCTCAGGCGAAGGAAAATCACTCTACGATATTGAAAACGAGAAAGATAATACGCAAATCGTCGAAGATACTGCGCATTGGAATGCCCGCCGACTGTACAGCTTTGATGTGAAGAAAAAACAAATCACCCGGCTTACGGACAACAAGTTTCGGGTACGACAGTATGCCTCTTCCAAGGATGGAAAGTACCTGATTTATCAGTTGATCCTTAGTCCAAATTATGGTGCAGATGCTAATCCCAAACCACAGTATTTTCTCAAAAATCTGAATTCTGATGAAACCATGCAAGTCCTTCAAGGCATGCAAGAGCCGGGTCAGTTTCAATTTCCGAACAGTGGAGAAGGATTCTATTTCACTGCTACAAAATCATCCAATCCCCAATGGAATGGTGCTGGCATCAATGAATTGTATTATTTCGATCTAAGCACCAATGAATATCAGAAGGTAGCGCTGGATTGGGAAAACGGGATGGGCCGGTTCTGGCTATCCGGAAATGATGTAGTGGCACAGCTGCCCAATGGCCCATTGTATGAAGTAGCGTACTACAGGAAATCCAATACCGGTTGGACCAAGCATGCACTGGACTTTGGCAACATGGCTAATCATGTAGTCATCATGTCCGTGAGTGAAAAAGGAGATAAGATAATTTATAATCATTCCACAGCTTCTCAATTGCCGGAGTACTACGTCGCTAATTTGACCAGTAGCAGAAGGTCCATAAGCATTAATAATCAGGAAACCCTGACTTCTTTAAATGACGGACTGAAGAAGAAACCCGTCGCCAAATCTGAAATCATTTATTGGACTGGTGCCAAAGATGAAGAGGTCAACGGTATCTTGTATTTCCCTAAGAATTATGAGCCAGGTAAAAAATACCCGCTGATCCTTTCTATTCATGGTGGGCCAACAGGGGCTGATCATGATTCCTGGTCTGAGCGTTGGTCAACTTATCCCCAGATCTACACGGATAAAGGAGCGTTTGTCCTCAAGCCCAATTATCATGGTTCAGGCAGTCACAACCTGGCATTCATCGAGTCCATCAAAAACGGAAATTACTATCACCTGGAGCAGATTGACCTTTATAATGGTATTCAACACCTCAATGAAAAAGGGTGGATTGACATGGACAAACTAGGGCTGATGGGATGGTCCAACGGAGCGATTTTAGCCACCTGGATGACCCTCAAATACCCAGATATGTTCAAAGTGGCTGCTCCAGGTGCGGGAGACATCAACTGGACTTCCGATTATGGGACTTGTCAGTTTGGGGTTACGTTTGATCAGAGCTATTTCGGAGGCGCACCCTGGGACGATACCAACGGAAAGCACTACAACGAATGGTACATCAACAATTCACCCATTTTCGAGATTGAAAAGATCAAAACACCTACGATTATTTTTCACGGAAGCGAAGATCGGGCCGTACCGCGTGATCAAAGTTGGGAATATTACCGGGGCTTACAACAAGTTGGTGTTGCACCAGTAAAATTTCTTTGGTTTCCTGGTCAGCCGCATGGTCTTCAAAAAATCACGCATCAACTCCGCAAAATGAAAGAAGAAATCAAATGGATTGATCAACACCTGTTTGGGAAAGCAGAAGAAAGGAATGAAGCGTTGAAGCCCGACAGTCCATTGGCCACACAAATGACTTTGGATAAAAGTCCAACGAAAGACGGTCAGTATGGCATGGAAAAGGACGGTGTTTTAATACCAGAAGTCATCGAAGTAGGAAAAGATAGCATTGCTATCGGTCGATTTGAAGTTACGATTGCTCAATACCATAGCTACACCGGCGACACATACTCTGCACTGCATGCTAATCATCCAATCACAGGATTATCGTCCTCAGATATCCAGGGATATTTGAGCTGGCTGTCTGAAAAAACGGGAACTACTTACCGGCTTCCAAATGAAAAAGAAGCGAAGAAACTACACGCGCTAGGGCGAAAAAGTGCCAAGAGTCAGAATAACCTTAATTACTGGGCAGGTTACGATTTGACCGCTACGGATGCGGACAAGTTAAATCTGACACTAACAACCGTAAAAAATCTGATCAAGCCAGTAGGTAGTCATCCTGCCATCAAATTGAAAAATAAGGACTTGCTTTTTGATCTGGGTGGAAATGTCGCAGAATATTACTCAGCAAACGGTGCTCTGAGGACCTATGATTACAGCGGATACGATTTCGTAGACCCATTCAATAAGGAAACCGGTGCTGAAGCAAAAAATACAGGCATTCGTGTGATAAGGGAGTAG
- a CDS encoding TerD family protein, giving the protein MAIELKKGHSFDLTKKKPSLNKIIVGLGWDVRPGNSLDLDAVCFMLAANNKLVADDYFVFYNNLRSGDRSVEHTGDNRTGLGDGDDEMILVNLAKVDPRVEEMLFVVTINDAFTKHHHFGMVENAFIRIVNVETNEEILRYNLDVDYSEATEVEFGKLIKEGSEWKFDAVGISTEKGLQGYVDIYA; this is encoded by the coding sequence ATGGCTATTGAGCTCAAGAAAGGTCACTCCTTTGACCTGACAAAGAAAAAACCGTCACTTAACAAAATAATTGTAGGACTGGGGTGGGATGTACGACCGGGCAACAGCCTGGACCTGGATGCAGTCTGTTTCATGCTTGCTGCAAACAACAAACTGGTAGCGGACGACTACTTCGTTTTTTACAATAACCTAAGATCAGGTGACCGGTCGGTAGAGCATACTGGAGACAACCGTACCGGACTGGGAGATGGGGACGATGAAATGATCCTCGTGAACCTTGCAAAGGTGGACCCAAGGGTAGAGGAGATGCTTTTTGTGGTAACCATCAACGACGCGTTCACAAAGCATCACCACTTTGGCATGGTGGAAAATGCCTTCATCCGAATTGTGAATGTGGAGACGAATGAAGAGATCCTACGCTACAACCTGGATGTCGATTATTCAGAAGCGACAGAAGTGGAGTTTGGTAAACTGATCAAAGAAGGATCAGAGTGGAAATTTGATGCGGTGGGAATTTCTACTGAAAAAGGATTGCAGGGCTACGTTGACATCTACGCGTAA